One window of Hydractinia symbiolongicarpus strain clone_291-10 chromosome 3, HSymV2.1, whole genome shotgun sequence genomic DNA carries:
- the LOC130636896 gene encoding uncharacterized protein LOC130636896, with protein MEETRKCSRCKHFSYLDNFWIRGNGRTKSCIDFLDKAKVLMDRNRCPHQKERSKCKDCKGNQICTHERVRSQCKECGGGSICTHGRRRDQCKGCGGGSICKHGWRRSTCKECGGGEICFHQKIRSTVWWKPNLPP; from the coding sequence ATGGAAGAGACCAGGAAATGTTCGAGATGTAAACACTTTTCATATTTAGACAATTTTTGGATCAGGGGTAATGGTCGAACTAAAAGTTGCATAGACTTCCTTGATAAGGCAAAGGTATTAATGGATCGAAATAGGTGCCCGCATCAAAAGGAAAGGTCCAAATGCAAAGACTGTAAGGGAAATCAGATTTGCACACATGAAAGGGTGAGATCCCAATGTAAAGAGTGTGGGGGTGGAAGCATTTGTACGCATGGTAGGCGGAGGGATCAGTGTAAAGGGTGTGGCGGTGGAAGCATTTGCAAGCATGGTTGGAGGAGGTCCACCTGTAAAGAGTGTGGGGGAGGTGAAATATGCTTCCATCAAAAGATAAGATCAACAGTGTGGTGGAAGCCAAATTTGCCTCCATGA